The Candidatus Angelobacter sp. DNA window CGGGCAAATTCGGCGTGACCCAGCGTTTGCCTGCCGTTGAGAGGGTCGCCGACGGTCACGGTATGGTCGTCCACTTCGAGCACGGCAACGTAGTGGTCCACCAGAAAGGCGAACTTCATCAACGCGAGCGTGCAGCCCGATTGTTTGAGTTCGCCTACTGAATTGAACGCTCGATATTCGCAAATCAGTCCGTCGGGCCCGTAACGTTTCTGCAGGGAACGGCAAAGTATGTCCGGCGGCGTTCCCATTGCAGTGCTCGTGCCACAGAGGAGCGCGACTTCACTTTCGTCCGCCGGGATTCCCAGGCGCCGAAGCGCCGTCACGGCCGCGGCAGGTCCGCAGGTGTAATCGGTGCTCTGCCGGCAGACATTGTCGGAATCCATCCGAGTTTTAAGCGCCGCCAGTTGACTGCGGTTGAATGCGGGCGCGAGAAACGGCCATGCCGAGACTTGGAAAACCACCAGGATCATCAACCCCGTAATCGCGACGCGATCGCGACGACGCGGAAGACGGGACAGGGGCGTCGTCAAGACCATCGTGCCGATGAGTGCCGTCAGCGCAAACTCGTTGCGCCCGGCCATCAGCCAGGAAAACGGCGCGACGAACTCCAGTGTGCGAACCCGGTACGCAAGCCCGATCAGCAGGACTAAAATAAACGGAATGAAATAGCCGAACGTCCAGTAGGGCCGGGGCAGTCGGGAGAACCAGCGGCCCAGTGCAAAGCCGACGACTCCCAGAAGAATTACACCGCACGTTTCCAGCCACGGATTCATACCGGTATGTCGAGCCACATTGCTCTGGTTGATTGGACAGGGTGAAGGCGCGGAAATCACGGCAGCCTTTGTCGGGCGCATTTGGGTGTTTCCGTCATTGTGCCGGTGACGGGCCGTGGGCTGGAAATGTGGAAATCATCCGTCGGGTTCGCTCCCCGTTTGAACGCC harbors:
- a CDS encoding cysteine peptidase family C39 domain-containing protein, which encodes MARHTGMNPWLETCGVILLGVVGFALGRWFSRLPRPYWTFGYFIPFILVLLIGLAYRVRTLEFVAPFSWLMAGRNEFALTALIGTMVLTTPLSRLPRRRDRVAITGLMILVVFQVSAWPFLAPAFNRSQLAALKTRMDSDNVCRQSTDYTCGPAAAVTALRRLGIPADESEVALLCGTSTAMGTPPDILCRSLQKRYGPDGLICEYRAFNSVGELKQSGCTLALMKFAFLVDHYVAVLEVDDHTVTVGDPLNGRQTLGHAEFARKWRFVGVTLKRKL